A stretch of Desulfitobacterium dichloroeliminans LMG P-21439 DNA encodes these proteins:
- the xerC gene encoding tyrosine recombinase XerC: MQADHALGLFDGQLKAQNRSEHTLIAYHNDLVQFFDFAALESGVEPEQLHVDQVDIYIVRSFLGQMTDRGLERKSMARKLSALRAFFKFLCKEGILQKNPVQRIATPKLGRKLPHFLSIEELNRLTQAPDCTTLLGARDQVILELLYGSGLRVSELANLNRQDIESDSFLLRVRGKGNKERIIPLTRYALEAIRNYLAMREDNQEALLLNYQGTRLSVRSIRRILDRLALESGLSHHLHPHMLRHSYATHLLDGGADLRSVQELLGHAKLSSTQIYTHLTKERLREVYEQSHPRAKKM; this comes from the coding sequence GTGCAAGCCGACCACGCCCTCGGCCTTTTCGACGGCCAACTAAAAGCCCAAAACCGCTCCGAACATACCCTCATAGCCTACCATAACGACCTCGTCCAATTTTTTGACTTCGCTGCCCTTGAGTCTGGGGTAGAACCGGAGCAACTTCATGTGGATCAAGTAGACATCTATATTGTCCGTAGTTTCCTTGGCCAAATGACAGACCGAGGCTTGGAGAGAAAGAGCATGGCTCGTAAACTTTCTGCTCTCAGAGCTTTCTTTAAATTTCTTTGCAAAGAAGGTATCCTGCAGAAAAATCCTGTTCAAAGGATTGCCACCCCCAAATTAGGCAGGAAACTCCCGCACTTCCTTTCTATAGAAGAGTTAAATCGTCTCACCCAGGCACCCGATTGTACAACACTACTGGGAGCACGGGATCAAGTGATTTTAGAGCTCCTCTATGGATCCGGCTTAAGGGTCAGCGAGCTTGCCAATCTTAATCGCCAAGATATTGAATCAGATAGTTTTCTCCTGCGGGTGCGAGGAAAAGGCAACAAAGAGAGAATTATTCCTCTAACACGCTATGCCTTAGAAGCCATCCGGAATTATTTGGCGATGAGGGAAGATAACCAAGAGGCACTGCTCTTGAATTACCAAGGCACACGGCTTTCCGTTCGCTCCATTCGCCGCATACTTGATCGCTTGGCTTTAGAGTCCGGATTATCTCATCATCTGCATCCCCATATGCTTCGCCATTCCTATGCTACCCACTTGCTCGACGGCGGTGCAGATTTGCGTAGTGTCCAAGAACTCCTAGGTCATGCCAAGCTTTCTTCTACGCAGATTTATACCCATTTGACAAAGGAACGGTTGCGTGAAGTATATGAGCAAAGTCACCCGCGGGCCAAGAAGATGTAA
- the hslV gene encoding ATP-dependent protease subunit HslV, with protein MFHATTIVAIKKGEQVAMAGDGQVTMGQATIMKHSARKVRRLFHGKVLAGFAGSVADAFTLFEKFEHKLEEYQGNLQRAAVELAKDWRMDRALRNLEALLIVSDQQSMLLISGSGEVIEPDDGIAAIGSGGNYALAAARALAKNTDLQPGELVREAMAVASSICVFTNDQIIVEEL; from the coding sequence ATGTTCCATGCAACCACTATAGTTGCCATAAAAAAGGGCGAACAAGTAGCCATGGCCGGAGATGGTCAGGTTACTATGGGTCAAGCAACCATCATGAAGCATAGCGCCAGAAAAGTACGCCGGTTGTTCCATGGTAAAGTCCTAGCAGGCTTTGCTGGTTCTGTTGCTGATGCTTTCACCCTCTTTGAAAAATTTGAGCACAAGCTTGAGGAATATCAAGGAAACCTTCAACGGGCAGCCGTTGAGCTTGCCAAGGATTGGCGAATGGATAGGGCGCTTCGCAACCTTGAAGCTCTACTCATTGTGTCTGATCAACAAAGTATGCTTTTGATTTCTGGTTCAGGAGAAGTTATCGAGCCGGATGATGGAATAGCGGCTATAGGCTCCGGTGGAAATTATGCATTAGCAGCAGCAAGAGCCTTGGCTAAGAATACAGATCTCCAACCGGGGGAGCTTGTCCGCGAAGCGATGGCGGTCGCTTCTTCGATTTGTGTTTTTACCAATGACCAAATTATCGTGGAAGAATTGTAA